From a region of the Nomascus leucogenys isolate Asia unplaced genomic scaffold, Asia_NLE_v1 Super-Scaffold_285, whole genome shotgun sequence genome:
- the LOC100593988 gene encoding keratin-associated protein 4-9-like isoform X4, which translates to MVNSCCGSVCSDQGCGQDLCQETCCHPNCCETTCCRTTCCRPSCCVSSCCRPRCCQSVCCQPTCCRPSCCQTTCCRPRCCISSCCRPSCCVSSCCKPQCCQSVCCQPICCRPSCCISSCCRPSCCESSCCHPCCCLRPVCGRVSCHTTCYRPTCVISTCPRPLCCASSCC; encoded by the exons ATGGTCAACTCCTGTTGTGGCTCCGTGTGCTCTGACCAGGGCTGCGGCCAAGACCTCTGTCAGGAGACTTGCTGCCACCCCAACTGCTGTGAGACCACCTGCTGCAGGACCACCTGCTGCCGCCCCAGCTGCTGTGTATCCAGCTGCTGCAGGCCCCGGTGCTGCCAATCGGTATGCTGCCAACCCACCTGCTGTCGCCCCAGCTGCTGTCAGACCAC CTGCTGCCGCCCCAGGTGCTGCATCTCCAGCTGCTGCCGCCCCAGCTGCTGTGTGTCCAGCTGCTGCAAGCCTCAGTGCTGCCAGTCTGTGTGCTGCCAGCCCATCTGCTGCCGCCCCAGCTGCTGCATCTCCAGCTGCTGCCGCCCCTCTTGCTGTGAATCCAGCTGCTGCCACCCCTGCTGCTGCCTGCGTCCAGTCTGTGGCCGAGTCTCCTGCCACACCACTTGCTATCGCCCAACCTGTGTCATCTCCACCTGCCCCCGCCCCTTGTGCTGTGCCTCCTCTTGCTGCTGA
- the LOC100593988 gene encoding keratin-associated protein 4-9-like isoform X3, producing MVNSCCGSVCSDQGCGQDLCQETCCHPNCCETTCCRTTCCRPSCCVSSCCRPRCCQSVCCQPTCCRPSCCQTTCCRTTCYRPSCCVSSCCRPQYCQSVCCQPTCCRPSCCQTTCCRPSCCVSSCCKPQCCQSVCCQPICCRPSCCISSCCRPSCCESSCCHPCCCLRPVCGRVSCHTTCYRPTCVISTCPRPLCCASSCC from the exons ATGGTCAACTCCTGTTGTGGCTCCGTGTGCTCTGACCAGGGCTGCGGCCAAGACCTCTGTCAGGAGACTTGCTGCCACCCCAACTGCTGTGAGACCACCTGCTGCAGGACCACCTGCTGCCGCCCCAGCTGCTGTGTATCCAGCTGCTGCAGGCCCCGGTGCTGCCAATCGGTATGCTGCCAACCCACCTGCTGTCGCCCCAGCTGCTGTCAGACCACCTGTTGCAGGACCACCTGCTACCGCCCCAGCTGTTGTGTGTCCAGCTGCTGCAGGCCCCAGTACTGCCAGTCTGTGTGCTGCCAACCCACCTGCTGTCGCCCCAGCTGCTGTCAGACAACCTGCTGCCGCCCCAG CTGCTGTGTGTCCAGCTGCTGCAAGCCTCAGTGCTGCCAGTCTGTGTGCTGCCAGCCCATCTGCTGCCGCCCCAGCTGCTGCATCTCCAGCTGCTGCCGCCCCTCTTGCTGTGAATCCAGCTGCTGCCACCCCTGCTGCTGCCTGCGTCCAGTCTGTGGCCGAGTCTCCTGCCACACCACTTGCTATCGCCCAACCTGTGTCATCTCCACCTGCCCCCGCCCCTTGTGCTGTGCCTCCTCTTGCTGCTGA
- the LOC100593988 gene encoding keratin-associated protein 4-9-like isoform X2, with protein sequence MVNSCCGSVCSDQGCGQDLCQETCCHPNCCETTCCRTTCCRPSCCVSSCCRPRCCQSVCCQPTCCRPSCCQTTCCRTTCYRPSCCVSSCCRPQYCQSVCCQPTCCRPSCCQTTCCRPSCCRPSCCVSSCCKPQCCQSVCCQPICCRPSCCISSCCRPSCCESSCCHPCCCLRPVCGRVSCHTTCYRPTCVISTCPRPLCCASSCC encoded by the exons ATGGTCAACTCCTGTTGTGGCTCCGTGTGCTCTGACCAGGGCTGCGGCCAAGACCTCTGTCAGGAGACTTGCTGCCACCCCAACTGCTGTGAGACCACCTGCTGCAGGACCACCTGCTGCCGCCCCAGCTGCTGTGTATCCAGCTGCTGCAGGCCCCGGTGCTGCCAATCGGTATGCTGCCAACCCACCTGCTGTCGCCCCAGCTGCTGTCAGACCACCTGTTGCAGGACCACCTGCTACCGCCCCAGCTGTTGTGTGTCCAGCTGCTGCAGGCCCCAGTACTGCCAGTCTGTGTGCTGCCAACCCACCTGCTGTCGCCCCAGCTGCTGTCAGACAACCTGCTGCCGCCCCAG CTGCTGCCGCCCCAGCTGCTGTGTGTCCAGCTGCTGCAAGCCTCAGTGCTGCCAGTCTGTGTGCTGCCAGCCCATCTGCTGCCGCCCCAGCTGCTGCATCTCCAGCTGCTGCCGCCCCTCTTGCTGTGAATCCAGCTGCTGCCACCCCTGCTGCTGCCTGCGTCCAGTCTGTGGCCGAGTCTCCTGCCACACCACTTGCTATCGCCCAACCTGTGTCATCTCCACCTGCCCCCGCCCCTTGTGCTGTGCCTCCTCTTGCTGCTGA
- the LOC100593988 gene encoding keratin-associated protein 4-9-like isoform X1, which yields MVNSCCGSVCSDQGCGQDLCQETCCHPNCCETTCCRTTCCRPSCCVSSCCRPRCCQSVCCQPTCCRPSCCQTTCCRTTCYRPSCCVSSCCRPQYCQSVCCQPTCCRPSCCQTTCCRPRCCISSCCRPSCCVSSCCKPQCCQSVCCQPICCRPSCCISSCCRPSCCESSCCHPCCCLRPVCGRVSCHTTCYRPTCVISTCPRPLCCASSCC from the exons ATGGTCAACTCCTGTTGTGGCTCCGTGTGCTCTGACCAGGGCTGCGGCCAAGACCTCTGTCAGGAGACTTGCTGCCACCCCAACTGCTGTGAGACCACCTGCTGCAGGACCACCTGCTGCCGCCCCAGCTGCTGTGTATCCAGCTGCTGCAGGCCCCGGTGCTGCCAATCGGTATGCTGCCAACCCACCTGCTGTCGCCCCAGCTGCTGTCAGACCACCTGTTGCAGGACCACCTGCTACCGCCCCAGCTGTTGTGTGTCCAGCTGCTGCAGGCCCCAGTACTGCCAGTCTGTGTGCTGCCAACCCACCTGCTGTCGCCCCAGCTGCTGTCAGACAACCTGCTGCCGCCCCAG GTGCTGCATCTCCAGCTGCTGCCGCCCCAGCTGCTGTGTGTCCAGCTGCTGCAAGCCTCAGTGCTGCCAGTCTGTGTGCTGCCAGCCCATCTGCTGCCGCCCCAGCTGCTGCATCTCCAGCTGCTGCCGCCCCTCTTGCTGTGAATCCAGCTGCTGCCACCCCTGCTGCTGCCTGCGTCCAGTCTGTGGCCGAGTCTCCTGCCACACCACTTGCTATCGCCCAACCTGTGTCATCTCCACCTGCCCCCGCCCCTTGTGCTGTGCCTCCTCTTGCTGCTGA
- the LOC100593063 gene encoding keratin-associated protein 2-1, translating into MTGSCCGSTFSSLSYGGGCCQPCCCRDPCCCRPVTCQTTVCRPVTCVPRCTRPICEPCRRPVCCDPCCLQEGCCRPITCCPTSCTAVVCRPCCWATTCCQPVSVQSPCCRPPCGQPTPCSTTCRTSSC; encoded by the coding sequence atgaccggctccTGCTGCGGCTCCACCTTCTCCTCCCTGAGCTACGGTGGAGGCTGCTGCCAGCCCTGCTGCTGCCGCGACCCCTGCTGCTGCCGCCCCGTGACCTGCCAGACCACGGTGTGCCGCCCTGTCACCTGCGTGCCCCGCTGCACGCGCCCCATCTGCGAGCCCTGCCGCCGCCCGGTGTGCTGCGACCCCTGCTGCCTGCAGGAAGGCTGCTGCCGCCCCATCACCTGCTGCCCCACGTCATGCACGGCTGTGGTGTGCAGGCCCTGCTGCTGGGCCACCACCTGCTGCCAGCCTGTGTCTGTGCAGTCCCCCTGCTGCCGGCCACCCTGCGGCCAACCGACCCCTTGCAGCACCACCTGCAGGACCTCCTCCTGCTGA